From a region of the Triticum aestivum cultivar Chinese Spring chromosome 7D, IWGSC CS RefSeq v2.1, whole genome shotgun sequence genome:
- the LOC123163764 gene encoding probable CCR4-associated factor 1 homolog 7, with protein MSAPPPPASSDDDGKPGDEEGVEIREVWANNLEAEFAVIRDVVDDYPYIAMDTEFPGIVCRPLGSFRSNDEYNYATLKANVDMLSLIQLGLTLSDENGALPARGTGGRPCAWQFNFRGFDPRSDPANADSIDLLRNSGIDFDHFTTEGADTGHFAELLMSSGVLLNAELQWVTFHSGYDFGYLLKLLTGRNLPDTMPGFFDLIRIYFPVLYDIKHLMKYCGSLHGGLSKLGELLGVQRVGICHQAGSDSLLTLRCFKKLKEAYFRGSTENYAGVLYGLISDGGENRPPAALLIE; from the coding sequence TGATGGTAAGCCCGGCGACGAGGAGGGCGTAGAGATCCGCGAGGTATGGGCGAACAACCTCGAGGCGGAGTTCGCCGTGATCCGTGACGTCGTCGACGATTACCCGTACATCGCCATGGACACCGAGTTCCCGGGCATCGTGTGCCGCCCGCTCGGGAGCTTTCGCTCCAATGACGAGTACAACTACGCCACCCTCAAGGCCAACGTCGACATGCTGAGCCTCATCCAGCTTGGTCTCACCCTCTCCGACGAGAACGGCGCACTCCCGGCCAGGGGCACGGGGGGGCGCCCCTGCGCCTGGCAGTTCAACTTTCGGGGTTTCGATCCGCGCTCAGACCCCGCCAACGCTGACTCCATCGACCTGCTACGCAACAGCGGGATCGACTTCGACCACTTCACCACCGAGGGTGCTGACACAGGCCACTTCGCCGAGCTGCTCATGTCGTCGGGCGTCCTGCTCAACGCTGAGCTCCAGTGGGTCACATTCCACAGCGGGTACGACTTCGGGTACCTGCTCAAGCTGCTAACCGGGCGGAACCTACCCGACACCATGCCTGGATTCTTTGACCTCATCAGAATCTACTTCCCTGTGCTGTACGACATCAAGCATCTCATGAAGTACTGCGGCAGCCTCCATGGTGGCTTGAGCAAGCTTGGTGAGCTACTTGGTGTCCAACGTGTGGGGATCTGCCACCAGGCTGGGTCTGACTCGCTGCTGACCTTGCGGTGCTTCAAAAAGCTGAAGGAGGCATATTTCAGAGGATCGACCGAGAATTATGCCGGTGTATTGTATGGTCTTATTTCTGATGGTGGGGAGAACAGACCACCAGCAGCTCTGCTCATCGAATGA